AGCCCCAGCCCTTGCCGTGCTTGGAGCCGAAGCCGGCGAACAGGCGGAAGATGCCTTCCACCGCCAGCGCCACGCCGATCATCAGCGTGAGGACGCCGGCGCCGAGCAGCGGGTTGTACATCATCAGGCCGCCGGCCACGACATAGAGCACGCCCGCCACCAGCCAGTAGAAGAAGCGGCCCCAGCCCTGCACCCGAAAGGCATGGATGACCTGCACCACGCCGCCCACCATGATGAGCGCGCCCACATAGAGCACCGTGACGACGGTGGAGGCGAGCACGTGCGCGAGGGCGATGAAGCCGAGCACGATGAAGGCGATGCCGAGGACGGCAAACCAGCCCCAACTGGCGCGCACGGCGTGCAACTGGTCGGCCATCGTGGAAGCGGGAGTGGAAACGGGCGTCGACATGTGCCTCTCCAGTCAGCGTCATCGCTGCCGTGGCATCATATCGAAGCGGAACGCCGCGCACAGGGGGCTTCGGCTCCGGCAGATTGCGGAGGACGGGCAGAACCTCGTCCGGCGCACAAACGCAAACGGCCCGGCGGGGGCCGGGCCGTCTGAAACCTGTCTGTCCCGGCGGGCCGGGCCGAAATCAGCGCTGGGCGGGCTTGCCCGTCGAGGCGGTGGAGACCGGAGCG
The nucleotide sequence above comes from Xanthobacter flavus. Encoded proteins:
- a CDS encoding HdeD family acid-resistance protein gives rise to the protein MSTPVSTPASTMADQLHAVRASWGWFAVLGIAFIVLGFIALAHVLASTVVTVLYVGALIMVGGVVQVIHAFRVQGWGRFFYWLVAGVLYVVAGGLMMYNPLLGAGVLTLMIGVALAVEGIFRLFAGFGSKHGKGWGWIVVSGIVTLLLGLIIIARWPVNSVYILGLFLGVDLIVNGVGTLMFGLALREKKN